The following coding sequences are from one Triticum aestivum cultivar Chinese Spring chromosome 5A, IWGSC CS RefSeq v2.1, whole genome shotgun sequence window:
- the LOC123105993 gene encoding uncharacterized protein isoform X1, whose product MGAAAPLTLRDFLEMACESSCSDGFRSYPRRVLPCPSSSDDGALATQAKLKEETAPVRLLIEADLRRSPSRTLSSILFPRSPRSLAAISRLSRTLSRRLVFWRRHPGEDDGSERDSLGLPSPVVSSCSASEHAESEAEAPGPPPVDAAEEKPASKPSPSPSPSSSSGSVDADDNPAAAGAKHKEQLTHGGDAVGSTEEEKQQLSPVSVMDFPFHHHHHDDDETSDAGTCYSPATPFQHCLPDDPERTLRSNKAQAQELLLLHKIRRLHGLAQPVGPVDLEAQFGTESDRQSAESDDTHTQTSNCNCSGTSADGGKAATWSPRCRSYTDREAEREPDEPSRLLARLLKDDDGTAVTSGATERLLLDFFEEGLDRRRSSEAGPVVGAVRPSDDESALVRAAQEWVQGAGTRWGAEDVLYAGEAALADMDRGRRWVRAGEEEREVGAALEVLVMDALVAELVRDLALAARR is encoded by the exons ATGGGGgcggcggcgccgctgacgctgcgGGACTTCCTGGAGATGGCGTGCGAGTCCAGCTGCAGCGACGGCTTCCGCTCCTACCCGCGCCGCGTCCTCCCCTGCCCGTCGTCCTCTGACGACGGCGCCCTGGCCACGCAGGCGAAGCTAAAGGAGGAGACGGCGCCCGTGCGGCTgctcatcgaggccgacctgcggCGGAGCCCGTCGCGGACGCTCTCCTCCATCCTCTTCCCCAGGAGCCCGCGGTCGCTGGCCGCCATCTCGCGCCTCTCCAGGACCCTCTCGCGGCGGCTCGTCTTCTGGAGGCGCCACCCCGGCGAAGACGACGGCAGCGAGCGGGACTCCCTCGGCCTCCCGTCCCCCGTGGTCAGCAGCTGCTCCGCGTCCGAGCACGCCGAGTCGGAGGCCGAGGCGCCTGGCCCGCCGCCCGTCGACGCGGCGGAGGAGAAGCCCGCCTcgaagccgtcgccgtcgccatcaccGTCGTCCAGCTCGGGCAGCGTCGACGCAGATgacaaccccgccgccgccggagccaagCACAAG GAGCAGCTAACACATGGTGGCGATGCCGTGGGGTCgacggaggaggagaagcagcagcTGAGCCCCGTCTCCGTCATGGACTTccccttccaccaccaccaccacgacgaCGACGAAACGAGCGACGCCGGCACCTGCTACTCGCCTGCTACCCCCTTCCAGCACTGCCTCCCCGATGATCCCGAACGTACGCTAC GGTCGAACAAGGCGCAGGCGCAGGAACTGCTGCTGCTGCACAAGATCCGACGGCTCCACGGCCTGGCGCAGCCGGTGGGCCCCGTGGATCTCGAGGCGCAGTTCGGCACCGAATCTGATCGCCAGTCCGCGGAATCTGACGACACGCACACCCAGACGAGCAACTGCAACTGCAGCGGCACCAGCGCCGACGGCGGCAAGGCGGCGACGTGGTCACCACGGTGCAGGAGCTACACCGATCGTGAAGCAGAGCGCGAGCCTGACGAGCCCTCGCGCCTCCTCGCGCGACTCCTCAAGGACGACGACGGCACGGCAGTTACTTCGGGTGCTACGGAACGGCTGCTCCTGGACTTCTTCGAGGAGGGGCTCGACCGGCGCCGCTCGTCGGAGGCAGGGCCAGTGGTCGGCGCGGTGAGGCCGTCGGACGACGAGTCGGCGCTGGTTCGTGCTGCACAGGAATGGGTGCAGGGCGCCGGGACGCGGTGGGGCGCGGAGGACGTATTGTACGCCGGGGAGGCGGCGCTGGCGGACATGGACCGGGGTCGGCGGTGGGTgcgcgccggcgaggaggagcgggaggTGGGCGCGGCGTTAGAGGTGCTGGTGATGGACGCGCTGGTGGCCGAGCTGGTGCGCGACTTGGCATTGGCAGCACGGCGTTGA
- the LOC123105993 gene encoding uncharacterized protein isoform X2: MGAAAPLTLRDFLEMACESSCSDGFRSYPRRVLPCPSSSDDGALATQAKLKEETAPVRLLIEADLRRSPSRTLSSILFPRSPRSLAAISRLSRTLSRRLVFWRRHPGEDDGSERDSLGLPSPVVSSCSASEHAESEAEAPGPPPVDAAEEKPASKPSPSPSPSSSSGSVDADDNPAAAGAKHKLTHGGDAVGSTEEEKQQLSPVSVMDFPFHHHHHDDDETSDAGTCYSPATPFQHCLPDDPERTLRSNKAQAQELLLLHKIRRLHGLAQPVGPVDLEAQFGTESDRQSAESDDTHTQTSNCNCSGTSADGGKAATWSPRCRSYTDREAEREPDEPSRLLARLLKDDDGTAVTSGATERLLLDFFEEGLDRRRSSEAGPVVGAVRPSDDESALVRAAQEWVQGAGTRWGAEDVLYAGEAALADMDRGRRWVRAGEEEREVGAALEVLVMDALVAELVRDLALAARR, translated from the exons ATGGGGgcggcggcgccgctgacgctgcgGGACTTCCTGGAGATGGCGTGCGAGTCCAGCTGCAGCGACGGCTTCCGCTCCTACCCGCGCCGCGTCCTCCCCTGCCCGTCGTCCTCTGACGACGGCGCCCTGGCCACGCAGGCGAAGCTAAAGGAGGAGACGGCGCCCGTGCGGCTgctcatcgaggccgacctgcggCGGAGCCCGTCGCGGACGCTCTCCTCCATCCTCTTCCCCAGGAGCCCGCGGTCGCTGGCCGCCATCTCGCGCCTCTCCAGGACCCTCTCGCGGCGGCTCGTCTTCTGGAGGCGCCACCCCGGCGAAGACGACGGCAGCGAGCGGGACTCCCTCGGCCTCCCGTCCCCCGTGGTCAGCAGCTGCTCCGCGTCCGAGCACGCCGAGTCGGAGGCCGAGGCGCCTGGCCCGCCGCCCGTCGACGCGGCGGAGGAGAAGCCCGCCTcgaagccgtcgccgtcgccatcaccGTCGTCCAGCTCGGGCAGCGTCGACGCAGATgacaaccccgccgccgccggagccaagCACAAG CTAACACATGGTGGCGATGCCGTGGGGTCgacggaggaggagaagcagcagcTGAGCCCCGTCTCCGTCATGGACTTccccttccaccaccaccaccacgacgaCGACGAAACGAGCGACGCCGGCACCTGCTACTCGCCTGCTACCCCCTTCCAGCACTGCCTCCCCGATGATCCCGAACGTACGCTAC GGTCGAACAAGGCGCAGGCGCAGGAACTGCTGCTGCTGCACAAGATCCGACGGCTCCACGGCCTGGCGCAGCCGGTGGGCCCCGTGGATCTCGAGGCGCAGTTCGGCACCGAATCTGATCGCCAGTCCGCGGAATCTGACGACACGCACACCCAGACGAGCAACTGCAACTGCAGCGGCACCAGCGCCGACGGCGGCAAGGCGGCGACGTGGTCACCACGGTGCAGGAGCTACACCGATCGTGAAGCAGAGCGCGAGCCTGACGAGCCCTCGCGCCTCCTCGCGCGACTCCTCAAGGACGACGACGGCACGGCAGTTACTTCGGGTGCTACGGAACGGCTGCTCCTGGACTTCTTCGAGGAGGGGCTCGACCGGCGCCGCTCGTCGGAGGCAGGGCCAGTGGTCGGCGCGGTGAGGCCGTCGGACGACGAGTCGGCGCTGGTTCGTGCTGCACAGGAATGGGTGCAGGGCGCCGGGACGCGGTGGGGCGCGGAGGACGTATTGTACGCCGGGGAGGCGGCGCTGGCGGACATGGACCGGGGTCGGCGGTGGGTgcgcgccggcgaggaggagcgggaggTGGGCGCGGCGTTAGAGGTGCTGGTGATGGACGCGCTGGTGGCCGAGCTGGTGCGCGACTTGGCATTGGCAGCACGGCGTTGA
- the LOC123105993 gene encoding uncharacterized protein isoform X3, which translates to MGAAAPLTLRDFLEMACESSCSDGFRSYPRRVLPCPSSSDDGALATQAKLKEETAPVRLLIEADLRRSPSRTLSSILFPRSPRSLAAISRLSRTLSRRLVFWRRHPGEDDGSERDSLGLPSPVVSSCSASEHAESEAEAPGPPPVDAAEEKPASKPSPSPSPSSSSGSVDADDNPAAAGAKHKEQLTHGGDAVGSTEEEKQQLSPVSVMDFPFHHHHHDDDETSDAGTCYSPATPFQHCLPDDPERSNKAQAQELLLLHKIRRLHGLAQPVGPVDLEAQFGTESDRQSAESDDTHTQTSNCNCSGTSADGGKAATWSPRCRSYTDREAEREPDEPSRLLARLLKDDDGTAVTSGATERLLLDFFEEGLDRRRSSEAGPVVGAVRPSDDESALVRAAQEWVQGAGTRWGAEDVLYAGEAALADMDRGRRWVRAGEEEREVGAALEVLVMDALVAELVRDLALAARR; encoded by the exons ATGGGGgcggcggcgccgctgacgctgcgGGACTTCCTGGAGATGGCGTGCGAGTCCAGCTGCAGCGACGGCTTCCGCTCCTACCCGCGCCGCGTCCTCCCCTGCCCGTCGTCCTCTGACGACGGCGCCCTGGCCACGCAGGCGAAGCTAAAGGAGGAGACGGCGCCCGTGCGGCTgctcatcgaggccgacctgcggCGGAGCCCGTCGCGGACGCTCTCCTCCATCCTCTTCCCCAGGAGCCCGCGGTCGCTGGCCGCCATCTCGCGCCTCTCCAGGACCCTCTCGCGGCGGCTCGTCTTCTGGAGGCGCCACCCCGGCGAAGACGACGGCAGCGAGCGGGACTCCCTCGGCCTCCCGTCCCCCGTGGTCAGCAGCTGCTCCGCGTCCGAGCACGCCGAGTCGGAGGCCGAGGCGCCTGGCCCGCCGCCCGTCGACGCGGCGGAGGAGAAGCCCGCCTcgaagccgtcgccgtcgccatcaccGTCGTCCAGCTCGGGCAGCGTCGACGCAGATgacaaccccgccgccgccggagccaagCACAAG GAGCAGCTAACACATGGTGGCGATGCCGTGGGGTCgacggaggaggagaagcagcagcTGAGCCCCGTCTCCGTCATGGACTTccccttccaccaccaccaccacgacgaCGACGAAACGAGCGACGCCGGCACCTGCTACTCGCCTGCTACCCCCTTCCAGCACTGCCTCCCCGATGATCCCGAAC GGTCGAACAAGGCGCAGGCGCAGGAACTGCTGCTGCTGCACAAGATCCGACGGCTCCACGGCCTGGCGCAGCCGGTGGGCCCCGTGGATCTCGAGGCGCAGTTCGGCACCGAATCTGATCGCCAGTCCGCGGAATCTGACGACACGCACACCCAGACGAGCAACTGCAACTGCAGCGGCACCAGCGCCGACGGCGGCAAGGCGGCGACGTGGTCACCACGGTGCAGGAGCTACACCGATCGTGAAGCAGAGCGCGAGCCTGACGAGCCCTCGCGCCTCCTCGCGCGACTCCTCAAGGACGACGACGGCACGGCAGTTACTTCGGGTGCTACGGAACGGCTGCTCCTGGACTTCTTCGAGGAGGGGCTCGACCGGCGCCGCTCGTCGGAGGCAGGGCCAGTGGTCGGCGCGGTGAGGCCGTCGGACGACGAGTCGGCGCTGGTTCGTGCTGCACAGGAATGGGTGCAGGGCGCCGGGACGCGGTGGGGCGCGGAGGACGTATTGTACGCCGGGGAGGCGGCGCTGGCGGACATGGACCGGGGTCGGCGGTGGGTgcgcgccggcgaggaggagcgggaggTGGGCGCGGCGTTAGAGGTGCTGGTGATGGACGCGCTGGTGGCCGAGCTGGTGCGCGACTTGGCATTGGCAGCACGGCGTTGA
- the LOC123108418 gene encoding ethylene-responsive transcription factor ERF025-like — MAEEREEAGVALTGRRARADTRHPVYRGIRFRGGKWVSEIREPGKASRIWLGTYRTPEMAAAAYDVAALALRGAQAAGPALNFPGEALTRPAPVSGAPDDIRAAAAAAAAMVVDAGGSSGSCGAGEQGRVVDEDDVFEMPRLLASMAEGLMMSPPRLGAATAVDDDQDGSMSLWEHS; from the coding sequence atggcggaggagcgggaggaggcggGCGTGGCGCTGACGGGGAGGCGGGCGCGGGCGGACACGAGGCACCCGGTGTACCGGGGCATCCGGTTCAGGGGCGGCAAGTGGGTGTCGGAGATCCGGGAGCCGGGCAAGGCCAGCAGGATCTGGCTGGGCACGTACCGGACGCCCGAGATGGCCGCCGCCGCGTACGACGTCGCCGCATTGGCGCTGCGGGGCGCCCAGGCCGCCGGCCCCGCGCTCAACTTCCCCGGCGAGGCGCTGACGCGGCCCGCGCCGGTCTCGGGCGCGCCGGACGACATAcgggcggccgcggccgcggctgcggcAATGGTTGTCGACGCCGGCGGCAGCTCCGGGAGCTGCGGTGCGGGTGAACAGGGCCGCGTCGTGGACGAGGATGACGTCTTCGAGATGCCGCGGCTGCTGGCGAGCATGGCGGAGGGGCTGATGATGAGCCCGCCGAGGCTgggcgcggcgacggcggtggacgacgaccaGGATGGCAGCATGAGCTTGTGGGAGCACTCCTGA
- the LOC123105994 gene encoding pentatricopeptide repeat-containing protein At5g66520 → MPPPTTAGTLSNRALHARLLRSGALDADPSAAAPLAASAANSSLPYALSLLRAHPSTFSYNTTIRSLAHGPRPHLAVALYRSMLLGPLSNPNNYTYPPLLAACARLLPASSPTAAAAPGTAVHASLFRRGLDSRDRFIGASLLSFYAAAGDLPAARQVFDASPPGQRDLPLWNSLLHAHLSQGFYTHVLRLSRQMPAADEVTLLALVSACAHLGALDTGRWAHASYARTRRSTTRNLGTALLNMYMRCGDVESAWSVFRETLDKDVRTWSVMIAGLAINGLPRDALALFAEMKNTGVDPDSITMTAVLSACAHAGMVDEGKKFLDCMPVEYRVQPTIEHYGCVVDLLGRAGQLEEALALIKAVPFQADVVLWGALLVACRVHKNVDMGEMAAMEILKLDPQHAGACVFLSNVYADAGKWDLVQGVRSSMKEHKIYKPPGSSIVELNGVVYEFLSGDRSHPQCDRIYAMLDEICKTLSLKGYKPLTKEVTFDVDEEDKEVCISQHSEKLALALGLISTTRGAVIRIVKNLRICEDCHSVMKIVSAVYDRVIVVRDRNRFHHFKNGSCSCLDYW, encoded by the coding sequence ATGCCGCCGCCGACCACCGCGGGCACACTCTCGAACAGGGCTCTCCACGCCCGCCTCCTCCGCTCCGGCGCCCTCGACGCCGACCCCtcagccgccgccccgctcgccgcgtCGGCCGCTAACTCTTCCCTCCCCTACGCGCTCTCCCTCCTCCGAGCCCACCCCTCCACCTTCTCCTACAACACCACCATCCGCTCCCTCGCGCACGGCCCCCGCCCCCACCTCGCCGTCGCTCTCTACCGCTCCATGCTTCTCGGCCCCCTCTCCAACCCCAACAACTACACCTACCCGCCCCTCCTCGCCGCCTGCGCCCGCCTCCTCCCCGCGAGCTCACCCACCGCAGCAGCCGCACCGGGCACCGCCGTCCACGCCTCCCTCTTCCGCCGCGGCCTCGACTCCCGCGACCGCTTCATCGGCGCGTCACTCCTCTCCTTCTACGCGGCCGCCGGGGACCTGCCCGCCGCACGCCAGGTGTTCGACGCAAGTCCCCCCGGCCAAAGGGACCTGCCTCTCTGGAACTCGCTCCTCCACGCCCACCTCTCCCAGGGCTTCTACACCCACGTGCTGCGCCTCTCGCGCCAGATGCCCGCCGCCGACGAGGTCACGCTGCTCGCCCTCGTCTCCGCCTGCGCGCACCTTGGCGCGCTCGACACTGGCCGCTGGGCGCATGCTTCCTATGCAAGGACCCGCCGGAGTACCACCAGGAATCTGGGCACCGCCCTGCTCAACATGTACATGAGGTGCGGAGATGTCGAGAGCGCGTGGTCCGTGTTCCGGGAGACGCTCGACAAGGATGTCCGGACGTGGAGTGTCATGATCGCCGGGCTGGCCATCAACGGGCTCCCCAGGGACGCGCTGGCCTTGTTCGCTGAGATGAAGAACACAGGCGTGGACCCAGATTCCATCACCATGACCGCCGTGCTGAGCGCGTGCGCCCATGCTGGCATGGTGGATGAGGGCAAGAAGTTCCTGGACTGTATGCCTGTCGAATATCGTGTGCAGCCCACCATAGAGCATTATGGCTGCGTCGTCGATCTGCTTGGTCGAGCAGGGCAGCTGGAGGAGGCATTGGCTCTCATTAAGGCTGTCCCGTTCCAGGCTGATGTTGTCCTATGGGGTGCTCTCTTGGTTGCCTGTAGGGTTCACAAGAATGTCGACATGGGCGAGATGGCTGCCATGGAGATACTCAAGTTGGATCCTCAGCATGCTGGGGCATGCGTGTTCTTATCTAATGTCTATGCTGATGCTGGGAAATGGGACCTTGTACAAGGGGTAAGGAGCTCAATGAAAGAACATAAGATATACAAGCCTCCAGGATCCAGCATTGTTGAGCTAAATGGTGTGGTTTACGAGTTCTTGTCCGGGGACCGTTCACATCCTCAGTGTGATCGAATATATGCAATGCTTGATGAGATTTGCAAGACTTTAAGCCTCAAGGGCTACAAGCCTTTAACTAAAGAAGTCACCTTTGACGTTGATGAGGAGGACAAAGAAGTTTGCATCTCGCAGCACAGCGAGAAACTCGCGCTTGCCTTGGGACTCATAAGCACGACAAGAGGGGCTGTCATCCGCATAGTGAAGAACCTGAGAATCTGCGAGGATTGTCACTCTGTCATGAAGATAGTCTCAGCGGTCTACGATCGGGTCATAGTTGTCAGGGATCGAAACCGATTCCACCACTTCAAGAACGGCTCCTGTTCCTGCTTGGACTATTGGTAG
- the LOC123105995 gene encoding protein-ribulosamine 3-kinase, chloroplastic isoform X1 yields the protein MAANVALLSASSPSTSASSILRRRPPPRCSACPRRAASRLSVVAAMSDDPIKEWILTEGKATQITGTSSIGGGCINAAQRYDTDAGSFFVKTNRRIGPAMFEGEALGLKAMYDTKSIRVPLPYKVGSLPTGGSFIIMEYIQFGRSRGDQVTLSRNPFHSKKKSALGRKLAEMHKAAKSDKGYGFYVENTIGSTPQINTWTADWIEFYSKHRLGYQLKLISQRFGDSAIYEKGQRLIDNMHPLFDGAVIEPCLLHGDLWSGNISADTNGDPVILDPACYYGHNEAEFGMSWCAGFGGDFYSSYFEVMPKQPGFEKRRDLYLLYHYLNHYNLFGSGYRSSAMSIIEDYLRMLKA from the exons ATGGCAGCAAACGTGGCGCTGCTCTCCGCCTCTTcgccctccacctccgcctcctccatcctccgtcgccgccccccgccCCGTTGCTCCGCCTGCCCCCGTCGAGCAGCCTCCAGGCTATCCGTCG TGGCTGCGATGAGCGACGACCCAATCAAGGAGTGGATCCTCACCGAGGGGAAGGCCACCCAGATTACAGGGACCAGCTCCATTGGGGGTGGGTGCATCAACGCCGCCCAGCGCTATGATACCGATGCTGGCTCCTTTTTTGTGAAGACCAACAG GCGCATCGGTCCAGCTATGTTTGAAGGGGAGGCTCTGGGCTTGAAGGCAATGTATGACACCAAGTCAATCCGTGTTCCTTTGCCGTACAAG GTTGGTTCGTTACCAACTGGTGGTTCTTTTATCATTATGGAGTATATTCAATTTGGTCGTTCTAGGGGTGACCAGGTAACCTTGTCCCGAAACCCCTTTCATTCAAAGAAAAAG TCAGCTCTAGGGAGAAAGCTCGCTGAAATGCATAAAGCTGCAAAATCTGACAAGGGCTATGGTTTCTACGTTGAAAATACTATTGGAAG CACTCCACAAATCAACACTTGGACTGCTGACTGGATTGAGTTTTACTCGAAGCATAGACTGGGATACCAGTTGAAGTTGATATCACAGCGGTTCGGAGATTCAGCTATATATGAAAAAG GTCAGCGATTGATTGACAATATGCATCCACTGTTTGATGGTGCTGTTATTGAGCCATGCCTTCTTCATGGAGATTTATGGAGTGGAAATATAAGCGCTGATACTAATGGAGATCCTGTAATACTGGATCCGGCATGCTACT ATGGACACAATGAAGCAGAGTTTGGGATGTCATGGTGTGCTGGATTCGGAGGGGATTTCTACAGCTCCTATTTCGAG GTGATGCCGAAGCAGCCAGGCTTTGAGAAGAGGAGGGACCTGTATCTCCTATACCACTACCTGAATCACTACAACCTTTTTGGCTCTGGGTACCGCTCCTCAGCTATGTCCATAATCGAAGACTACCTGCGGATGCTGAAGGCGTAG
- the LOC123105995 gene encoding protein-ribulosamine 3-kinase, chloroplastic isoform X2 — protein MAANVALLSASSPSTSASSILRRRPPPRCSACPRRAASRLSVVAAMSDDPIKEWILTEGKATQITGTSSIGGGCINAAQRYDTDAGSFFVKTNRRIGPAMFEGEALGLKAMYDTKSIRVPLPYKVGSLPTGGSFIIMEYIQFGRSRGDQSALGRKLAEMHKAAKSDKGYGFYVENTIGSTPQINTWTADWIEFYSKHRLGYQLKLISQRFGDSAIYEKGQRLIDNMHPLFDGAVIEPCLLHGDLWSGNISADTNGDPVILDPACYYGHNEAEFGMSWCAGFGGDFYSSYFEVMPKQPGFEKRRDLYLLYHYLNHYNLFGSGYRSSAMSIIEDYLRMLKA, from the exons ATGGCAGCAAACGTGGCGCTGCTCTCCGCCTCTTcgccctccacctccgcctcctccatcctccgtcgccgccccccgccCCGTTGCTCCGCCTGCCCCCGTCGAGCAGCCTCCAGGCTATCCGTCG TGGCTGCGATGAGCGACGACCCAATCAAGGAGTGGATCCTCACCGAGGGGAAGGCCACCCAGATTACAGGGACCAGCTCCATTGGGGGTGGGTGCATCAACGCCGCCCAGCGCTATGATACCGATGCTGGCTCCTTTTTTGTGAAGACCAACAG GCGCATCGGTCCAGCTATGTTTGAAGGGGAGGCTCTGGGCTTGAAGGCAATGTATGACACCAAGTCAATCCGTGTTCCTTTGCCGTACAAG GTTGGTTCGTTACCAACTGGTGGTTCTTTTATCATTATGGAGTATATTCAATTTGGTCGTTCTAGGGGTGACCAG TCAGCTCTAGGGAGAAAGCTCGCTGAAATGCATAAAGCTGCAAAATCTGACAAGGGCTATGGTTTCTACGTTGAAAATACTATTGGAAG CACTCCACAAATCAACACTTGGACTGCTGACTGGATTGAGTTTTACTCGAAGCATAGACTGGGATACCAGTTGAAGTTGATATCACAGCGGTTCGGAGATTCAGCTATATATGAAAAAG GTCAGCGATTGATTGACAATATGCATCCACTGTTTGATGGTGCTGTTATTGAGCCATGCCTTCTTCATGGAGATTTATGGAGTGGAAATATAAGCGCTGATACTAATGGAGATCCTGTAATACTGGATCCGGCATGCTACT ATGGACACAATGAAGCAGAGTTTGGGATGTCATGGTGTGCTGGATTCGGAGGGGATTTCTACAGCTCCTATTTCGAG GTGATGCCGAAGCAGCCAGGCTTTGAGAAGAGGAGGGACCTGTATCTCCTATACCACTACCTGAATCACTACAACCTTTTTGGCTCTGGGTACCGCTCCTCAGCTATGTCCATAATCGAAGACTACCTGCGGATGCTGAAGGCGTAG